The nucleotide window AATCAGTAGATGCTTATATTCTGTAGGAGAAGTTcgtgaataattattttatcctCGGATAATAAAAATACTTAATATACATCAATAAACGGGAACATATACTAATCAATTGTGGTAAATTCTATTTTTTATGTACACGTTTATTCAATTCTTCAATTGAGAGAAACAAATGTAACAAATTTTTTGTTAAGCATCTATTCTGATAAAACAGCAAACATGGATATGGACACAGCAAGAAAACTAGTACTGACTTTAAAACAAAGCCACACATCCCATGGTGGATATGGTTTGCAAAATGAGTGTGAAGCACTTGTTGGTCATATTTTGGAGAACATGTTGAAATCGTCACTACCCACTTTAGTTCCTGAAACGAAAAACGAAGAAGATTCTATTAGTTATAGAGAAGAAGGTAGTAAAATATTTCTTCACGAATatagaaattcaattttgatattGTAATAAACTATAAATTTTATAGGAAATCAACATTTTGTGATGGGTGATGATACTGAAGCCATAAAGTATTATACAATGAGTCTAGCGTATGCAAATACTAAAGAACTTATGTCTCATGCCCATGCTAACAGATCAGCAGCTTTATACAGAAAACAACTGTTCAAAGAGTGTTTGATAGATATTGATACTGCTTTGGATTTTGGATACCCAGAAGAAAAAAGGAAGAAGCTGAAGGAAAGAGGGGTGAAGGCTATGGACGAAATtagaaagaaattgaaaatcGCGAAGGATGATCCCATTGATCCAGAAAAATTAATGAGCATGTGTTTGTCAGAAAAAATTGTAGACGAACCTGTAActgtaaaatttaaaaatggaaAAGCTGAGAATCAAGATAAATCTATAAATGGGCATATTAATGGAAATGAGGAAGATCCAGTTAATGGTTCTACTGTTCCACCAAGTAAAGAAAAAGAACCAAGATATTTAGCAGATGAAGGTCCTTTAAAGTTCACTAATGGTCCTAGTAAAGAAGCTCCTGCTGTTAGCGACGGCGTCAAAATTTCTTATAATGAAAGATATGGACGTCATTTGGAGGCTACTAAAGAATTTAAACCTGGCGATGTTGTTTCTTTCGAAGATCCATATGCGCATATTATTTATACGCAAAAGTAAAACATttctttataatataatgttataaaatttaaaattaataccaattttaataataatttttcttcagtcacattaatttgtaaatacagTTATAATTACAGTTTTGTGTTTGCAGATATTATACGCATTGTCATCATTGCCTGTCAAGAAGCTACAATTTAATTTCATGTCCAAATTGTCCAATGTCTGTATATTGCTCAGAAAAATGTAGATCAATAGCTTGGGATATGGCACATGAATTTGAGTGTCCAATTCTATCAGTTCTAGGAAGCTTGTTCAATGTTGACAAAGATAAAGTGCGAATGCTTACCAAAATTGTTCGTTTTCTGATTGTAGTAACAGCAAAAGGCAAAAGGATCGCAGAGTTGCGCGAAGACATGAAAGTAGCAGAGCGTAATCCAGGTAAATAAGAGGTTTCATATTTTACAgctaaaatgaaaaatataaagaCACATAAGTCATGCTTAAAAGACATAAGAAATCGTAGGAAACTATATTGAATTATAACATACTGTGcaagtatatattttataaaatatttcatttttgtagATGATAGAACTGCAGGGTTTACAGATGAAGGTATATTTGACAGCTACAGTGCACAATCTGCTTTAAGCCTCGCAACCAACATGACAACAAGACCACTTATTGGAATCAGTGCATTTGCCTGCATCTCAGCCCTTGCCTCTATCCTCCTAGCCACAGAGACTAATTTCTTCTGCAAGAAATACGAAATGGTTCAATTAAATGACATTAATAATGTGCCCGAGCTAAAATTCTGTGGCAGCCTCATGTTTCGTGCCTGTGTCATAATGTCTTCTAATTGCTTCACAGTAATTTATTTCACAAATATGTTAAAACATAAAATACAATTCATAATActgataaataatttaatagaaCAAAAGATgaaaatataatacattaattGAGTTACAGTTTCTAAAACTTATTTTCCAGATACAACAAGAGCCAGGAATTAAAGCCGGTTCTGGGTTGTACGTAACACATAGCTTGTACAATCATTCATGTGCACCAAACACTTTCCGTCATTTTGAAGGATTGACAATGATTACTCGTGCTCTGGAACCAATATATCCTGGAGATCAGATATTCACTGGCTATGGTGCTGCATATGCACATATGCCAAGATCTGAAAGAAGAGAAAAAATAATGCAGGACTATTTCTTCGAGTGCAATTGTTCTGCCTGTGAGTCTGACTGGCCAATGTATAACGAAATTCTTGCAAACCACGTTGGTTCCATCAGCAAGAACAAAGAACTCGTAGAGAAACTGAAACCATACAAACAGAGATTGGTGAAGAACATGTACGACATTGATGCTGTGAAATCTGTTCTCTGCATTCTATACAAGGAAGTATCTCAACCTTGTGAGGAAATAGTGCACGCAGAACAATACCTGAAGAGTTATTATTTAGGTAGATTTAATCACATGTCCACATAATACGTATTTACGCCTATTTATGCTGATATAGCTTTGCTTACCTGCTGATATTTAATATTATGCTTACTTACATCCTGCAAAccacatttaataatattaggtATATTTCACTTTGTGCACTGATTTGTTTTGTCGCCTGATAACATAATGGAGCTACCTTGGTGCTTAAAGCTTATAGCGCTTTGTAATATGAATGTAAAAATTATATAGTTTGTTGCAAAGGTAtgtaaaaaattaatataataagtgTCCGAAACAGAAGTTGGATTCAATTGACATATGTTTTCTTGTTTTTAGATCCATGAGAGCAAGGCATCAACATTTTACTAAGTTGTTAATAAAAGACATAAAGTATTCctaaaaacattttattgaagttaTACATGATGTTCGTCTAATTTTTGAAATAAAGAATGTGCAAAACTTTCTTCATGTAATACATTTGTATGAATAAACTGATTGAAAGTTATGTAATAATACAAGATTCATGTAACATATTCAATCTCTTCTCTTTACTCTCTTTACGAAGAACATCTGCACCATCATAAGTGCATTAGGAAATATAATATTTGACAAGCAtcgtaatttattataaaaatgaaatgcTTTATATTCGTATGTATAATTTTAGATTAAacgattttattataaattcgccCAAATATTTTCTTTTGCTAAACTCAATAGAAGTCGTAATTACGAAACATATTTTAGTTACCGATAACTCTATTTTTTAAGATTAATAAAAGTTATAAAAGCGACAACCGGAATTCAAAAAAATAATCTAAGCAATTCTATATgctgaattgaaaataacaattgtaATAAATGATGGATTTTGTTTATAATCGAATAGTCGatcaatatattacatattgaaGAATTCTTTCCATCACAACAAACTATTCAAGTTTTTGTAAATTACAGTATACAATTATACTTTTAACTTgctgtttaataataatttaaacacTTTGTTATAGTAATGATAAGCAATGGAGTAAAAAAGGGCATTAAGTGTTGATACGAAAATCATTAGATATACAGTAAACGCTGAATAAGTAACTGCTAGATAATTGGCAATTGAGAACACCTTTGTATTCACTTGCATGCAATATTGTTTCActcaaatatttcaaataatataaatccattacaaaataatcattttttgcagataaagaattttttaagaattaaagttaattttatttttgaaaataGAACTTTTCTATGTAAGTGGACTCTTGAGAATATGCTAGTACCATTTAGGATACAAATGTCAAAAATTATCAATTCGTGAAATATTTCAaacttttatataaaatatctcACTTTTCAATTTAAATTATCTCACGAACTGTAGTTCCATTAAGAAATCAGAATTCATCTCCAAATCATCCACAAAAAAAGTTATTACCGCTATATTATGATTTATGTCATATAACTTTTATAAATCAAGGTCAttaatatttctaaaaataattgAGTGATTAAACGTGTACTATACATCTAAGACACAATACCTCTCTTCGgtttataatattatgaatactaagttaaaagTTCTGCCCTGGGAATGAAAGGATCGAACGTATATAGGCAAATATCAGAGTTCACCTATGATATCGCGAATTATACAAATAACATCTACAGTATTCCACTGTTATTTGACGAATgtataattttgttaaataaccGTGGAACAGAATTTTTATCACACATTTTTCATTATATCCTTACGACATATAGAtttcaatattataaatattatattattaaaaacatttctATACTCTGCGATTAAACGTATTTTATAAGAAAATTTGCCATGATTCTAGTAACTTACAAATCTGTTCTCATATTGATATATGGGAAAATATAAGGATCAATCATTTTCGTTAGTACTTGGAACGGATTAGGCAAGAAACGTAACTAGTTAAATAACAGTGGAATACTGTGTAGAGCTTACAAACCCTTACAAATCCTATGTTCAAAAGTGTACTATTTTACGCACGTATAAGGATGCTAACACATCACCAGAGATGGATATCAAAACCACTTGTTAAAGTTGACGATATTAACTAGTTCCCGGTATACTATCAAATATAGCTTGTAGAGTACTCATtccattaaataaaaatgaaatgagATGTCTTGCTGCAGATAATAAAACGCGATAAGAAAAATATGCGATTGAAAAAATGTCAATTAAAATCGGCCGATATTCGAGAAAGCGGCGAACAGAGGTGTCGTTGTCGTGGCCGGTTGCTGATCGCCGATGCTTTTGAGCAAATTGCCTTGCAACAGACTGTCAAGTGCCTTTTGAACTGTCGGATCGTTTAGCAGAGGTGATGGTGAAACTCCCGTAGTGGTAGTTGTCGTGGACGCTGTTGTGGCAGTTGATGCTGCTGGCATAACATGATGTACTCATGTAGTTAGCGGTTGTAATACCAgcaataaatatatttgaagtTCGTTCGCTTTGATCACTGCATCATGGCGGAAACAGGCACAAGAACACTACACGCACTGAGAACTCGATTAAAAAATATTCCAAAGCGTACGAAGTTCGTTTTACAATCAAATCACTTGTGCTTAGCAATCAAAAATTTTTACCTCAATCTATTTGTCTAAATTTAGACAAAACGAATGTTTATAATATTCTCCATTCGAAATTTCTTTGTTAGAAATTTCATTGAACAACTTGAAAAGGAATTATTGTTTCTTTGAACATGTTCATGAAGTACGCATAAACAAATCCAACAAGATATGTAGAAAAATGAACATTCTTCGAATCGTTGAAACGCTTCCGAAACGATCTTTTTAAAAGTGCAAAATCGAGCTGCAAAAGATCTGTGAAAATATTTCTCGCGTCACGAATAATCGGATGTCGATAATTTCAGAGAAGTAAATGCCACAGTTAAAATACATAACTGTTACGcgaggaaagaaaaaaaaaacgaaaaaaccgCACCATTATCATGTGCATGTTGTAATGTTGTAAAAATTTGCTGGAACAAAGACTAATACCTAATTTTGATATTATAGTTCCCTGATCATAAACACCCTACAATAATACTTTAGTCGGACTTCAAGAATAAAACGTTTGTAACTTTTACCTGATCCCCAAGTAGCTGGTGGGACAGGAGTTGGCGCAGATGTTGGTGCTGGTACTGGACTAGGAACAGGCGCTGTGGAACTTgttttattactatttaaaaTATTGAGTATCCTCGATTGTAGTTCAGCTTGCTTTGGATCACTGACTGCTATCGTCGTCGTTGTAGTTGGTAAATCTTTAACGTCTCCCAACTCCACTTGTACTTGTTCTTCCCGTTTAATCTCAAGATACTTAATCACACGATCGTACTGTAGTACTGTTAATTGGTGATTATCGGCTAACATATTTAAAAGAACTTGAATAGCATCGGGATGTCTTTCGTTCGCAAATGGCGTATTCAACGGCACAGATCGTCCACCAGCTTTATAATTGGCGAAGTCTCGCGATATTAAACTAATGGCGTCCTCGACGAGCATGTTTCTGTGCTCTACATGAAAATTTTGAGTTTTATTAAAATAGTAAATGATATGATCGTTATGGTATTGAAGTAAATACCTTGTGGTAAACCATGAAGAATATTTAGCGTTAAGGAATGATGTTCTTGATTGATCGGCGTAACTACAACAGCATACAAACATCCACGACTTGCTATATTTCCTAAAACTCTACTGAGAAGTACATCTTCATTTGGAAATAGTAAATCAACGGTTAGTCCAATTTTTTTTAGCCTTGCCTCAATACTCTCTGCATACTCCCTATTGTTGTAAGTAACAATTAGAAGAACAATCGGAATTTATTTCTCATGAAGTGTAAAGTTAAATCTATCAATCATAATTCTAACACTAATTGTAGGCAAGGAGTTTAGATGTTTAGAAATGATCTTCATATGGCCTTGACAACTTGATTTAACTTTACAACTGGTTTTAAGAAACACACATATCTTTTTATACATACGTTAATGCTTTGTTGACAACAATAATTTCACAGTCATTTTTTTCAGTTGTTGCATTAGAATACTCACTCGTGGTACTTGAATTGCTAATGATTAAAGTAACAGTACAATTAATAACGTATACAAACAATATTACTGATAACAAATGCTGTAACTTACTTAAAACTCATATTTATATCCCTTGGTCCACTATTTTTAAAATCTTCATAACGATTGTTGCCATCATTAAAAGAATCTCTGTTAAAATTATTGTTTCTTGGTCTGTCACCCTGTTTATGATCCCATTCTCTACCACCTTTGTCTTCTAAACGAGCATTTCTGTTAACAGGACTACGATCTCTGAAGTTATTTCCTCCTGAGCTATccctatttttatttcgatttttccCAGCTCTATTACCTCTTGCTCTGCCACCTCCACCACTATTTACTCCTCCACTACTTTGATTATGATTGTTCTGATTATTCACATTTCGATTTTGATTCCCTCCTGGTTTATTTTGATTTCCACCAGGTCCAAATTGATTGCCACCTCTGTTCTGATTACCTGGACTAAATTGATTAGCCCCTTTATTTTGTATCATGTTATTAAACTGATCGTTTCCATTATTTCTATTTtgatttccaaattgttcattgttcTGATTTCCATCACCAAATTGATCGTTCCGATTTTGGATGGCGTTCCCTTTTGGAGTATCACTCATCTGCGCATCAGAACCAAAACTTTGGTTTGAAGTAAAAGAGGAATTTCCTCCAAAACTTTGGTTTCCACTATTGAAAGAATCGTTCCCAGAATTAAAATGATTGTTGTTAGAATTAAACTGATTATTTGGACCACCTTGTTGTTTTGGCCCGCCACCACCAGACTGGCTATCTTTCTTTGCTGGTCTAACATCTATTGAAAACATGACAAGTATTTAGTTTGAAACAAAAGAGAAATCTGATATTTGGTAATAAAAATACCtattcgtctgcctttgaacaTAGCaccattttcattttgtatagcTTTCTGTGCAGACTGTTCTTCCTCGAATTGAACAAAACCGAAACCTCGATTTATCGCCGAACCAATAACCTTTCCATATTTTGAGAAATGTTCCTCCAGTTCGTGTTTGGTCATATCATCCGTTTGCAAATGACCCACAAATATGCGACAATTCACGGTTGCAGGATCTTTTAACATTCTTACACTCATCTTGACACAGCTTCTCTTCCAAGATTAATTCTTTACAGAAAGAAATATCTATAGAACGTTGATTTACATTCGATTAATAAAGCAAATAGAGGTTAAATTACAATGCTGACGTTTACTTCTTCCAATTTATCCCGCTCGAATAGATTTCAATTCGCGCAATGATAAAGCAGCGTGCAGTAACACCGTATTTTTAAATTTGCTCTATTTTGCCTCCATTTGTTCACAGAACAATAATATTGTCGTAGCGATGCAGATTTCAAAACAGGAACCGTCAATCAACAATTGAAGGCTAAACCAACTTTTGCGATGGCGTGCGTGTGCGTATACGAGACTCGCCACTATATGTGAAAGTATGTGCTGttcatatatgtacatatacatgtGTTCTATTCTGTTTTCAAACACGCGAGAGAACATTAAATGTACTTCACGTTCTTGCTACAGTTAATTACCTTTGATCCTATAACTACAAAATGTATCAGAGGAGAAATTCCTATTGTAGAATTTTCTACGTTTGTTTCATCAAATTGAGGGATCCTACTATCCTAGATGTATACAACGTTGTCACTTCTTCGAAAGCGCGGCGATATTTCAAATACGATATTTCATAGATGTAACAAATATACGCAATTTCATGTTGTAGAATCTACAATGTTTTTTGTAGACTTGAAACGAGTTTCATTCCAATTTTATGTAGATATTAAAAAGATACGATTTCTAATCCAGATAGTTTCGCTTCCGTAAGAATAATTTGCGGAAAGCTATACAAGGATGTTAAAGTTATCCAATCTTTTGGTACACGAATGTCAAAGATTTAAATTGCCAAAAGTTTCACCACTGACATGTTCCGTGTTGTTAGCACGAGATGGCACACTGGTTTCCGGCCAAACTGTTGCAGCGAGTCGAACAATTGTGTCCATGTTACGGCCATTTCCGCGTCTCTATCCACCGTGACCGTGATGTCCATTCTATCGGTGCGAGGGAAAATTCTATAGGGAAGAAAGCTAGGAACACAGGGTCGTGTGATGTTGGCTAGGCTACAGATTGTTTCGTTGGTTTCGAAGTTTCGACACAGCTCGCACGGCTACGGGACGGCCAAGAATAGCAAAGAGCACGCGAATCTAGCCGCCTTGTAACCGAGTCTGGTGAAGGCGACCGACCGCTCCCTCCGTGGTCCGTCAGAACGAGCGATTATTTAACGTAAAATAATTTTCATCGCGCGACACACGCGATCCGTGTTCGTAGTCGTATATGGAGGTAAGAAGCGGAAAACGGCGGTTTCAGCGTGTCGAATCACGCAAAGTGAACTGAATAGTGTAGTGGCCTCGGTGAAGTAAGATCCAAAAAACGCGGAGAAGAAGAAAAGAacgagatagagagagcgaaagagagagcgagcgagcgagagagaaagagagcacgtAGAAGGATAGGGGAAAGAGAAGAAGAGACCGTGCGAAGTGGTTAGAAGGTTCTACGAGTGCAATCGTGCGTGTTTTCTCGGGCAATGTCTGCCGAGAGTCGTTCGAGCTCGGCCCTGTTTAAGAGGGCTGAACAGCTCAAACGTTGGGAACAGTCCGAAACGAATCGTGAACCGGCCCTACCACGTCAGGTTGCCAGGAAGATTAAGTTCTCCGCGGATTGCGTGTTCCTTGCAGCGTGTGCGGCAGGCGACAAGGAGGAGGTCGTACGATTACTCCAAAAGGGGGCGGATATCAACACCGGAAACGTAGATGGTCTCACGGCGTTACACCAGGTACGATCATCCTCCTTCTCATTCCCCCCTTTCTTCCGCGCTTCTGTTTATACACCACGATTCCTTCCGATATACATCTCTGTCTGTACAACACGCAACTACTTCCGACCGAGTTTTCCCAGTCTTCGCTTTCTCCCTCTATGTTTTTCTTCCCCCTCAATCGTAAATTCTTATCGCAAGATGGCTACTACATAACATACTCCAGCTGTCTAATTTAAGTGCGATCGCTAGCAAAACTTTTCCTCCTGTACTATCGATGTCACGCATTTAACCCACGAACGGATGGACCGGCGCGGCACACCGCGGTTCCGAGATCCACTGACCCATGCTGATCTTCATGTACCAGCGGCAAAATTTCAATCAATCATTAACACCCAGAACTACCGTGCAACCAAAATTGTTCCGGTTTGCGATTTCCTGAGAAAACGCTAAGGATTTGTATCTCGGCTTGACTTCCACTGTCATGCTTGCACGGAATCGATTAATATACTTAATCGTTCGCGACAAAACGAACATCGTAATTTcaatagaaaattataattaataacgcCGCTTGTTCAGCTGTTCGATATTCAATATTAATGTTTGATGATCATGATTGTTTTATTTCATATAGTATGAAAAAATGACTATTTACACGCGATGTTGTCTTTTTACTAACTTATATTTGCTTGAGGATGTTATGCATGTAGTGAAGAAATGGTCAGGCTAGAGAGTAATTAACAGAATTTACTCCGTGTTGCCCTGGCTATTGTAATTGTAGTTTCACAATTATTTACACTGATAACGTCTCTGATGCTGCCACATCTTTAGAGTAATactaaataaaaagaatttgtATTAAATGTTAATTTATTTGAAGTGCATGCGTCTTTGAAATTGCAAATGTTTACAATGATTGAATACTCTACAGATCTTTGTTTATTTAGATGTTTACATTATATATCTATTTTTTCTTTCCTTGCAGATAATTTTTTTACTAATGatgtatatattttgttattttatgtCACGATGATCAGCAATATGAATGTGATGATGTTGATATATTACATATACAACAGCGGACATATCGTTAATAATACAATTGTTTGCatgaaattttttaatatcagGTTTTTTAGTATTATATGAATAAACATACAAATGCTACATGTTTTGGCACAATGCTTAAATTATTGACACTGCTAAAATAGGTTGAAGTTAGGATAGGGCTTAAAATAGCCCTGTAAAAGACGTTCATTTTGGTAGTGGctcaaaatataaaaacatcTGCTATTTCACAAAGATTAATGTTAATTTAAATcttaagatttttttttaattttagttATAAGTATGTAAtaccataataataattaaaaggcacatattaatacaaatttgtgtttatattttaagaaaaacgatTGTACTTACTAACATTACATAAAGTTACATAGAACCActaaaatattaatatgatattatcaacaaaatgcattttcacaataattttcatttaatatttacattaaatacaaattaaaatttatgtAACATTTATGAATGAATTCCACTGTAGTTATGTAATTACTGAATTCAATCCAAATCATTCAcaaaattcttcgaattattgTATGAcagataaattatttatttaaaacatttttagaCACTGCAACATTTTATGTAGATTATGTTCTATTTGTTACTGTTATTTAAGCATAGAGGAAGTTTAGGCATTTCATGGATTTGCGAAAATAGAATGTGAAAATACATCAGGCATCAAATGCTATTTATAGTTCTCTGTTAGAAGTCAGAGGCTGCAGTATCTGTATTCTATGTGTCCTCTGTCTtaaaatgttattatatataacatccTTTTTCGTTTAATTAGAAAACCCATTTCCAAATATTCTTAGcataaattttctaatttatatattaaaactAATAGAAGTAGTAAATGTTCTAGCATTTCTAATACTGCTATTGTTGAAGaaattaaatattcaaatagtATATATTTTACGAGCAATATATACAAGCAGATTTTCTTTAAATTGTATCAATCTTGCATCATGTAGTTTGTTAGAATTTTGATGTTGCACAGCTACATAACATAAGCATGAATAAGACTTTATCTTTTATCAGCACTTGAACATATCCTCCATGACTGTCCTTTTCTCAGAAAACTAAACTGTATCTTTTAATTAATAcaatactattttatattttatgtcatttgttcaaatgattatGCCTCAtcgttaaaaataattatattttaattataggcCTGTATCAATGATGATTTGGACATGGTCGAGTTTTTAGTAGAAAAGGGAGCTGATATCAACCGTGGTGATAATGAAGGATGGACACCACTGCATGCAACTGCGTCTTGTGGTCTTATATCTATTGCTAAGttagtatttatttttaat belongs to Megalopta genalis isolate 19385.01 chromosome 1, iyMegGena1_principal, whole genome shotgun sequence and includes:
- the Neos gene encoding nuclear receptor coactivator protein neosin isoform X2, whose product is MSVRMLKDPATVNCRIFVGHLQTDDMTKHELEEHFSKYGKVIGSAINRGFGFVQFEEEQSAQKAIQNENGAMFKGRRIDVRPAKKDSQSGGGGPKQQGGPNNQFNSNNNHFNSGNDSFNSGNQSFGGNSSFTSNQSFGSDAQMSDTPKGNAIQNRNDQFGDGNQNNEQFGNQNRNNGNDQFNNMIQNKGANQFSPGNQNRGGNQFGPGGNQNKPGGNQNRNVNNQNNHNQSSGGVNSGGGGRARGNRAGKNRNKNRDSSGGNNFRDRSPVNRNARLEDKGGREWDHKQGDRPRNNNFNRDSFNDGNNRYEDFKNSGPRDINMSFNNSSTTSEYSNATTEKNDCEIIVVNKALTEYAESIEARLKKIGLTVDLLFPNEDVLLSRVLGNIASRGCLYAVVVTPINQEHHSLTLNILHGLPQEHRNMLVEDAISLISRDFANYKAGGRSVPLNTPFANERHPDAIQVLLNMLADNHQLTVLQYDRVIKYLEIKREEQVQVELGDVKDLPTTTTTIAVSDPKQAELQSRILNILNSNKTSSTAPVPSPVPAPTSAPTPVPPATWGSASTATTASTTTTTTGVSPSPLLNDPTVQKALDSLLQGNLLKSIGDQQPATTTTPLFAAFSNIGRF
- the LOC117228673 gene encoding protein-lysine N-methyltransferase SMYD4 isoform X1 → MDMDTARKLVLTLKQSHTSHGGYGLQNECEALVGHILENMLKSSLPTLVPETKNEEDSISYREEGNQHFVMGDDTEAIKYYTMSLAYANTKELMSHAHANRSAALYRKQLFKECLIDIDTALDFGYPEEKRKKLKERGVKAMDEIRKKLKIAKDDPIDPEKLMSMCLSEKIVDEPVTVKFKNGKAENQDKSINGHINGNEEDPVNGSTVPPSKEKEPRYLADEGPLKFTNGPSKEAPAVSDGVKISYNERYGRHLEATKEFKPGDVVSFEDPYAHIIYTQKYYTHCHHCLSRSYNLISCPNCPMSVYCSEKCRSIAWDMAHEFECPILSVLGSLFNVDKDKVRMLTKIVRFLIVVTAKGKRIAELREDMKVAERNPDDRTAGFTDEGIFDSYSAQSALSLATNMTTRPLIGISAFACISALASILLATETNFFCKKYEMVQLNDINNVPELKFCGSLMFRACVIMSSNCFTIQQEPGIKAGSGLYVTHSLYNHSCAPNTFRHFEGLTMITRALEPIYPGDQIFTGYGAAYAHMPRSERREKIMQDYFFECNCSACESDWPMYNEILANHVGSISKNKELVEKLKPYKQRLVKNMYDIDAVKSVLCILYKEVSQPCEEIVHAEQYLKSYYLGRFNHMST
- the Neos gene encoding nuclear receptor coactivator protein neosin isoform X1; this encodes MSVRMLKDPATVNCRIFVGHLQTDDMTKHELEEHFSKYGKVIGSAINRGFGFVQFEEEQSAQKAIQNENGAMFKGRRIDVRPAKKDSQSGGGGPKQQGGPNNQFNSNNNHFNSGNDSFNSGNQSFGGNSSFTSNQSFGSDAQMSDTPKGNAIQNRNDQFGDGNQNNEQFGNQNRNNGNDQFNNMIQNKGANQFSPGNQNRGGNQFGPGGNQNKPGGNQNRNVNNQNNHNQSSGGVNSGGGGRARGNRAGKNRNKNRDSSGGNNFRDRSPVNRNARLEDKGGREWDHKQGDRPRNNNFNRDSFNDGNNRYEDFKNSGPRDINMSFNNSSTTSEYSNATTEKNDCEIIVVNKALTEYAESIEARLKKIGLTVDLLFPNEDVLLSRVLGNIASRGCLYAVVVTPINQEHHSLTLNILHGLPQEHRNMLVEDAISLISRDFANYKAGGRSVPLNTPFANERHPDAIQVLLNMLADNHQLTVLQYDRVIKYLEIKREEQVQVELGDVKDLPTTTTTIAVSDPKQAELQSRILNILNSNKTSSTAPVPSPVPAPTSAPTPVPPATWGSAASTATTASTTTTTTGVSPSPLLNDPTVQKALDSLLQGNLLKSIGDQQPATTTTPLFAAFSNIGRF
- the LOC117228673 gene encoding protein-lysine N-methyltransferase SMYD4 isoform X2, which translates into the protein MDMDTARKLVLTLKQSHTSHGGYGLQNECEALVGHILENMLKSSLPTLVPETKNEEDSISYREEGNQHFVMGDDTEAIKYYTMSLAYANTKELMSHAHANRSAALYRKQLFKECLIDIDTALDFGYPEEKRKKLKERGVKAMDEIRKKLKIAKDDPIDPEKLMSMCLSEKIVDEPVTVKFKNGKAENQDKSINGHINGNEEDPVNGSTVPPSKEKEPRYLADEGPLKFTNGPSKEAPAVSDGVKISYNERYGRHLEATKEFKPGDVVSFEDPYAHIIYTQKYYTHCHHCLSRSYNLISCPNCPMSVYCSEKCRSIAWDMAHEFECPILSVLGSLFNVDKDKVRMLTKIVRFLIVVTAKGKRIAELREDMKVAERNPDDRTAGFTDEGIFDSYSAQSALSLATNMTTRPLIGISAFACISALASILLATETNFFCKKYEMVQLNDINNVPELKFCGSLMFRACVIMSSNCFTIQQEPGIKAGSGLYVTHSLYNHSCAPNTFRHFEGLTMITRALEPIYPGDQIFTGYGAAYAHMPRSERREKIMQDYFFECNCSACESDWPMYNEILANHVGSISKNKELVEKLKPYKQRLVKNMYDIDAVKSVLCILYKEVSQPCEEIVHAEQYLKSYYLDP